CCGGGGCAAGATATAAAGAGGCAATGATAAGAATAAAATCGCCTCCTAAGATTGTGAGCTGTTTTTTTGGCAAATAAATCGGCATAATTCACATTTTCTGATCGAGGTTCTTGTATTTTTCTTCGTGGGACAACTCGGGAACGATGATCCGGATTGCTTCCACCATGTCCTCTTTCCTCCACTGCTCTGTCCGCTTGATCTTCTCAAAGGCTGCCAGGGTCTGGTCGATCCTATCCTGATCTGTCCACGGCAACTGGCTGATGATCCCGATGTTGCGGTACCGGCTGAAGTCCACCCGGTCATCTGCGGTATAAAATTCTTCAGAGGGTTTTTCTCCGGTAGTATCACTTTCAAAAAAATAACAGGGCCATGTTTTATCACCGGTCCGCAACCGTGCGGCCTTTTCTTTCGCTTCCTCTTCCGAAGCGCACATATCCGGCGCAAAACCGTGGGCCTCCAGTACCAGAACCGCGATGTCGGAAAAGGTCAATAAATCCTCATATTCGCTCAATTTCGGGAAATAAACCTCCCGATTCTCACCCAGGAAGCAGGATAACAGGCACAACTCCCCCGCCTCTTCATGGGAAATGAAATACCGCTTCACGTCAAAGGGTGCGGCAAAGGGCTGCTTTTTTGCCAGACGCTGTAAAAAGCCATGCAAAAGGCTTCCGTCTGAAAAGGCCACGTTGGCGAACCGGGCCGTGGAGAAGGGCACAAGATGGGAACGGGACAACAGGATCCGCTCCATGAAGATCTTTGTGGCCCCCATGATGTTTGCCGGGTTGGCCGCCTTATCGGAAGAAACGGAAAAAT
This genomic interval from Deltaproteobacteria bacterium contains the following:
- a CDS encoding polysaccharide biosynthesis protein; its protein translation is MVKEELLNRILKRFESMFAEDIHNHRSRIAACVRGARVMVIGAAGSIGSAFVRQLVPYQPAALHLVDISENNLVEVVRDLRSSLIALPEDFKTFAVAMGALEFDRLLDSERDYDYIVNFSALKHVRSERDPFSLMRMVHTNVVAVKALLDRLVGTSTQKHFSVSSDKAANPANIMGATKIFMERILLSRSHLVPFSTARFANVAFSDGSLLHGFLQRLAKKQPFAAPFDVKRYFISHEEAGELCLLSCFLGENREVYFPKLSEYEDLLTFSDIAVLVLEAHGFAPDMCASEEEAKEKAARLRTGDKTWPCYFFESDTTGEKPSEEFYTADDRVDFSRYRNIGIISQLPWTDQDRIDQTLAAFEKIKRTEQWRKEDMVEAIRIIVPELSHEEKYKNLDQKM